The DNA window GAGCGGCTCCGGCGTCGGGAGCACCCGTGGCGCCGCGACACGGAGGTCACCCCCCGTGCCCGCCGAGCGACGCCACGGGCGATCGGCAGGTCTGACGGCCGGAATCTAGGTCATCGCGCTGTTCATGTCATCAATGCCTGGCCGAAATCCCCCGTAGTGATGGAACGGAACCGGACATATGCCACGTGGGCGTTTCCGCCCGCGCGGGTCCTACTCGGGCCGCTTGAGGCGGGCCACGAACTTGTAGCGGTCGCCCCGGTAGAGGGAGCGGACCCACTCCACCGGCTCGCCGGCCGCGTCGTACGAGTGCCGGGAGAGCAGCAGCATCGGCAGGCCGACGTCCGAGCCGAGCAGGGCCGCCTCGCGGGGTGTGGCCAGCGAGGTCTCGATGGTCTCCTCGGCCTCGGCCACGGTGACGTCGTAGACCTCCCGCAGCGCGGCGTACAGCGAGCTGTGCTTCACCAGGTTGCGGCGCAGCGCCGGGAAGCGCTTGGCGGACAGATGGGCCGCCTCGATGGCCATCGGGTCGCCGTTGGCCAGCCGCAGCCGCTCGATGCGCAGCACCCGGCCGCCGGGCTTGATGTCCAGCAGCGCGGCGAGCCGGTCGTCGGCGGTGATGTAGCCGACCTCCAGCAGCCGGGAGGTGGGCTCCAGCCCCTGGGCGCGCATGTCCTCGGTGTAGGAGGTCAGTTGCAGCGCCTGGGCGACCTTGGGCTTGGCGACGAAGGTGCCCTTGCCCTGGATGCGCTCCAGGCGGCCCTCGACCACCAGCTCCTGGAGGGCCTGGCGCACGGTGGTGCGGGAGGTGTCGAACTCGGCGGCCAGGGTGCGCTCCGGCGGCACCGGTGTGCCGGCCGGGAGGGTGTCGGTCATCTCCAGCAGGTGCTTCTTCAACCGGTAGTACTTGGGCACCCGTGCGGCAGGCCGGTCCGCGATCTCCGGGACCTCCGCGACCTCCGCGACCTCGGGCGCCGGTGTCGCGGTCGGCGGCTCTCCGGGTTCCGCTTCGGTGGTCATCGCCGCTGTCACTCCCTGACCTGCTGCCGTCACCTGGTCCTCCGCGTCCTGTCAGCACTCATGGTGGCATGTTCTCGCCGTGCCAGGGTCCGGCGCATCACGTGATGACGTTGGCCGGATGTCGGCTTGGTAACGGCTGCCGCCGATTCCCGCCGAGGCGTTGACACTGTCATTGGTCTAGGCCAAGCTCCAAGGCATTGGTCTAAACCAATGCGCACAGCATAGTCCCCGAACCATGTCGGGCCCAGCGACTCCCTCACCTTGCCACCGAAGGTCGTCGCCGCCCGTGGCGGGGGAAACCTCGGGCATCCAGGAGGATGGCGTGAAGCGTCAGCTCATCGCGGCAGTCGGTGTCGCGGCCATGGTGGTCGGTATCGCGGCGTGTAGTTCGGACGGTGACAAGCCCAAGTCCGGTGACTCGGGCAAGTCCAGCGCGAAGGCGTCCGACTACAGCGGCAAGACCCTCACCGTCTGGTTCATGAGCGGTTCCA is part of the Peterkaempfera bronchialis genome and encodes:
- a CDS encoding GntR family transcriptional regulator, which codes for MTTEAEPGEPPTATPAPEVAEVAEVPEIADRPAARVPKYYRLKKHLLEMTDTLPAGTPVPPERTLAAEFDTSRTTVRQALQELVVEGRLERIQGKGTFVAKPKVAQALQLTSYTEDMRAQGLEPTSRLLEVGYITADDRLAALLDIKPGGRVLRIERLRLANGDPMAIEAAHLSAKRFPALRRNLVKHSSLYAALREVYDVTVAEAEETIETSLATPREAALLGSDVGLPMLLLSRHSYDAAGEPVEWVRSLYRGDRYKFVARLKRPE